In a single window of the Canis lupus dingo isolate Sandy chromosome 18, ASM325472v2, whole genome shotgun sequence genome:
- the CCS gene encoding copper chaperone for superoxide dismutase isoform X3, whose product MTCQSCVDAVRTSLQGVAGIQSVKVQLENQMVLVQTTLPSQEVQALLESTGRQAVLKGMGSGLLQNLGAAVAILEGPGPVQGVVRFLQLTPERCLIEGTIDGLEPGLHGLHVHQFGDLTGNCNSCGDHFNPDGASHGGPKDSDRHRGDLGNVHAGTDGRAIFRIEDEQLKVWDVIGRSLVIDEGEDDLGLGGHPLSKVTGNSGERLACGIIARSAGLFQNPKQICSCDGLTIWEERGRPIAGEGRKEPAKPPAHL is encoded by the exons ATGACCTGTCAGAGCTGCGTGGACGCGGTGCGCACGTCCCTGCAAGGGGTGGCAG gCATCCAGAGTGTTAAAGTGCAGTTGGAAAACCAGATGGTCCTGGTGCAGACCACCCTGCCCAGCCAAGAGGTGCAGGCCCTTCTGGAAAGCACAGGGCGGCAGGCAGTACTCAAGGGCATGGGCAGTGGCCTCCTGC AGAATCTGGGAGCAGCAGTTGCCATTCTGGAGGGCCCTGGTCCCGTGCAAGGGGTGGTGCGCTTCCTACAGCTGACCCCTGAACGCTGCCTCATCGAGGGGACTATCGATGGCCTGGAGCCTGGGCTGCATGGACTCCATGTCCATCAGTTTGGAGACCTCACCGGGAACTGCAACAG CTGCGGGGACCACTTTAACCCTGATGGAGCATCTCACGGGGGCCCTAAGGACTCTGACCGG CACCGTGGGGACCTGGGGAATGTCCATGCTGGCACTGATGGCCGAGCCATCTTCAGGATAGAGGATGAGCAGCTGAAg GTATGGGATGTGATTGGCCGAAGCCTGGTCATCGATGAAGGAGAAGATGATCTGGGCCTGGGTGGCCATCccttatccaaggtcacaggAAACTCAGGAGAGAG GTTGGCCTGTGGCATCATCGCACGCTCTGCTGGCCTTTTCCAGAACCCTAAGCAGATCTGCTCCTGTGATGGCCTTACCATCTGGGAGGAGCGAGGCCGGCCCATTGCTGGTGAGGGACGAAAGGAGCCAGCcaagccccctgcccacctctga
- the CCS gene encoding copper chaperone for superoxide dismutase isoform X4 — MKRIQSVKVQLENQMVLVQTTLPSQEVQALLESTGRQAVLKGMGSGLLQNLGAAVAILEGPGPVQGVVRFLQLTPERCLIEGTIDGLEPGLHGLHVHQFGDLTGNCNSCGDHFNPDGASHGGPKDSDRHRGDLGNVHAGTDGRAIFRIEDEQLKVWDVIGRSLVIDEGEDDLGLGGHPLSKVTGNSGERLACGIIARSAGLFQNPKQICSCDGLTIWEERGRPIAGEGRKEPAKPPAHL, encoded by the exons ATGAAGC gCATCCAGAGTGTTAAAGTGCAGTTGGAAAACCAGATGGTCCTGGTGCAGACCACCCTGCCCAGCCAAGAGGTGCAGGCCCTTCTGGAAAGCACAGGGCGGCAGGCAGTACTCAAGGGCATGGGCAGTGGCCTCCTGC AGAATCTGGGAGCAGCAGTTGCCATTCTGGAGGGCCCTGGTCCCGTGCAAGGGGTGGTGCGCTTCCTACAGCTGACCCCTGAACGCTGCCTCATCGAGGGGACTATCGATGGCCTGGAGCCTGGGCTGCATGGACTCCATGTCCATCAGTTTGGAGACCTCACCGGGAACTGCAACAG CTGCGGGGACCACTTTAACCCTGATGGAGCATCTCACGGGGGCCCTAAGGACTCTGACCGG CACCGTGGGGACCTGGGGAATGTCCATGCTGGCACTGATGGCCGAGCCATCTTCAGGATAGAGGATGAGCAGCTGAAg GTATGGGATGTGATTGGCCGAAGCCTGGTCATCGATGAAGGAGAAGATGATCTGGGCCTGGGTGGCCATCccttatccaaggtcacaggAAACTCAGGAGAGAG GTTGGCCTGTGGCATCATCGCACGCTCTGCTGGCCTTTTCCAGAACCCTAAGCAGATCTGCTCCTGTGATGGCCTTACCATCTGGGAGGAGCGAGGCCGGCCCATTGCTGGTGAGGGACGAAAGGAGCCAGCcaagccccctgcccacctctga
- the CCS gene encoding copper chaperone for superoxide dismutase isoform X1, with product MASDSEDRGTACTPVPAGLAAGVHSADDLSELRGRGAHVPARGGRVKPKGAMGSLEGKGIQSVKVQLENQMVLVQTTLPSQEVQALLESTGRQAVLKGMGSGLLQNLGAAVAILEGPGPVQGVVRFLQLTPERCLIEGTIDGLEPGLHGLHVHQFGDLTGNCNSCGDHFNPDGASHGGPKDSDRHRGDLGNVHAGTDGRAIFRIEDEQLKVWDVIGRSLVIDEGEDDLGLGGHPLSKVTGNSGERLACGIIARSAGLFQNPKQICSCDGLTIWEERGRPIAGEGRKEPAKPPAHL from the exons ATGGCTTCGGACTCCGAGGACCGCGGGACCGCCTGCACG CCTGTCCCTGCCGGCCTTGCAGCTGGAGTTCACAGTGCAGATGACCTGTCAGAGCTGCGTGGACGCGGTGCGCACGTCCCTGCAAGGGGTGGCAG GGTAAAGCCCAAGGGAGCCATGGGCAGTCTAGAAGGCAAAG gCATCCAGAGTGTTAAAGTGCAGTTGGAAAACCAGATGGTCCTGGTGCAGACCACCCTGCCCAGCCAAGAGGTGCAGGCCCTTCTGGAAAGCACAGGGCGGCAGGCAGTACTCAAGGGCATGGGCAGTGGCCTCCTGC AGAATCTGGGAGCAGCAGTTGCCATTCTGGAGGGCCCTGGTCCCGTGCAAGGGGTGGTGCGCTTCCTACAGCTGACCCCTGAACGCTGCCTCATCGAGGGGACTATCGATGGCCTGGAGCCTGGGCTGCATGGACTCCATGTCCATCAGTTTGGAGACCTCACCGGGAACTGCAACAG CTGCGGGGACCACTTTAACCCTGATGGAGCATCTCACGGGGGCCCTAAGGACTCTGACCGG CACCGTGGGGACCTGGGGAATGTCCATGCTGGCACTGATGGCCGAGCCATCTTCAGGATAGAGGATGAGCAGCTGAAg GTATGGGATGTGATTGGCCGAAGCCTGGTCATCGATGAAGGAGAAGATGATCTGGGCCTGGGTGGCCATCccttatccaaggtcacaggAAACTCAGGAGAGAG GTTGGCCTGTGGCATCATCGCACGCTCTGCTGGCCTTTTCCAGAACCCTAAGCAGATCTGCTCCTGTGATGGCCTTACCATCTGGGAGGAGCGAGGCCGGCCCATTGCTGGTGAGGGACGAAAGGAGCCAGCcaagccccctgcccacctctga
- the CCS gene encoding copper chaperone for superoxide dismutase isoform X5, whose amino-acid sequence MVLVQTTLPSQEVQALLESTGRQAVLKGMGSGLLQNLGAAVAILEGPGPVQGVVRFLQLTPERCLIEGTIDGLEPGLHGLHVHQFGDLTGNCNSCGDHFNPDGASHGGPKDSDRHRGDLGNVHAGTDGRAIFRIEDEQLKVWDVIGRSLVIDEGEDDLGLGGHPLSKVTGNSGERLACGIIARSAGLFQNPKQICSCDGLTIWEERGRPIAGEGRKEPAKPPAHL is encoded by the exons ATGGTCCTGGTGCAGACCACCCTGCCCAGCCAAGAGGTGCAGGCCCTTCTGGAAAGCACAGGGCGGCAGGCAGTACTCAAGGGCATGGGCAGTGGCCTCCTGC AGAATCTGGGAGCAGCAGTTGCCATTCTGGAGGGCCCTGGTCCCGTGCAAGGGGTGGTGCGCTTCCTACAGCTGACCCCTGAACGCTGCCTCATCGAGGGGACTATCGATGGCCTGGAGCCTGGGCTGCATGGACTCCATGTCCATCAGTTTGGAGACCTCACCGGGAACTGCAACAG CTGCGGGGACCACTTTAACCCTGATGGAGCATCTCACGGGGGCCCTAAGGACTCTGACCGG CACCGTGGGGACCTGGGGAATGTCCATGCTGGCACTGATGGCCGAGCCATCTTCAGGATAGAGGATGAGCAGCTGAAg GTATGGGATGTGATTGGCCGAAGCCTGGTCATCGATGAAGGAGAAGATGATCTGGGCCTGGGTGGCCATCccttatccaaggtcacaggAAACTCAGGAGAGAG GTTGGCCTGTGGCATCATCGCACGCTCTGCTGGCCTTTTCCAGAACCCTAAGCAGATCTGCTCCTGTGATGGCCTTACCATCTGGGAGGAGCGAGGCCGGCCCATTGCTGGTGAGGGACGAAAGGAGCCAGCcaagccccctgcccacctctga
- the CCS gene encoding copper chaperone for superoxide dismutase isoform X2 produces MASDSEDRGTACTLEFTVQMTCQSCVDAVRTSLQGVAGIQSVKVQLENQMVLVQTTLPSQEVQALLESTGRQAVLKGMGSGLLQNLGAAVAILEGPGPVQGVVRFLQLTPERCLIEGTIDGLEPGLHGLHVHQFGDLTGNCNSCGDHFNPDGASHGGPKDSDRHRGDLGNVHAGTDGRAIFRIEDEQLKVWDVIGRSLVIDEGEDDLGLGGHPLSKVTGNSGERLACGIIARSAGLFQNPKQICSCDGLTIWEERGRPIAGEGRKEPAKPPAHL; encoded by the exons ATGGCTTCGGACTCCGAGGACCGCGGGACCGCCTGCACG CTGGAGTTCACAGTGCAGATGACCTGTCAGAGCTGCGTGGACGCGGTGCGCACGTCCCTGCAAGGGGTGGCAG gCATCCAGAGTGTTAAAGTGCAGTTGGAAAACCAGATGGTCCTGGTGCAGACCACCCTGCCCAGCCAAGAGGTGCAGGCCCTTCTGGAAAGCACAGGGCGGCAGGCAGTACTCAAGGGCATGGGCAGTGGCCTCCTGC AGAATCTGGGAGCAGCAGTTGCCATTCTGGAGGGCCCTGGTCCCGTGCAAGGGGTGGTGCGCTTCCTACAGCTGACCCCTGAACGCTGCCTCATCGAGGGGACTATCGATGGCCTGGAGCCTGGGCTGCATGGACTCCATGTCCATCAGTTTGGAGACCTCACCGGGAACTGCAACAG CTGCGGGGACCACTTTAACCCTGATGGAGCATCTCACGGGGGCCCTAAGGACTCTGACCGG CACCGTGGGGACCTGGGGAATGTCCATGCTGGCACTGATGGCCGAGCCATCTTCAGGATAGAGGATGAGCAGCTGAAg GTATGGGATGTGATTGGCCGAAGCCTGGTCATCGATGAAGGAGAAGATGATCTGGGCCTGGGTGGCCATCccttatccaaggtcacaggAAACTCAGGAGAGAG GTTGGCCTGTGGCATCATCGCACGCTCTGCTGGCCTTTTCCAGAACCCTAAGCAGATCTGCTCCTGTGATGGCCTTACCATCTGGGAGGAGCGAGGCCGGCCCATTGCTGGTGAGGGACGAAAGGAGCCAGCcaagccccctgcccacctctga